A window of the Cystobacter fuscus genome harbors these coding sequences:
- a CDS encoding pyridoxal phosphate-dependent aminotransferase has product MPSSASVRQVSEDSFPAFRTVPRTGVIYVTTEAMRRGYKGGDPEWCNLGQGQPETDDLPGAPPRVGQVTVDVNDLEYAPVAGLWEVRETIASLYNRLYRRGLPSQYSAENVALSGGGRTALTRAAASLGSVNLGHFLPDYTAYEELLDVFKAFTSIPILLEGERGYAFTHEDLRREVQGRGLSALLFSNPCNPTGKLVQGEELARWVHVARELECTLLIDEFYSHYVWTGRPGQLPIESAARYVEDVNRDPVVLFDGFTKNWRYPGWRMTWTVGPRQVIEAVSSAGSFLDGGGSRPLQRAAIPLLDEELVVKETLAIHRHFRDKRDRFHSRLERLGIRTDRPPDGTFYIWGNVSGLPAPLNDGMGFFRAALEQKIIAVPGEFFDVNPGKRRARPSRFRNYVRLSFGPSQDVLEKAVDRLEAMILPRTTG; this is encoded by the coding sequence GTGCCCTCCTCCGCTAGCGTGCGGCAGGTGAGCGAAGACTCGTTTCCCGCGTTTCGCACCGTGCCGCGCACGGGCGTCATCTACGTCACCACCGAGGCCATGCGCCGGGGCTACAAGGGAGGCGACCCCGAGTGGTGCAACCTCGGCCAGGGACAGCCCGAAACGGATGACCTGCCCGGAGCCCCTCCTCGCGTGGGCCAGGTCACGGTGGACGTGAACGACCTGGAGTACGCCCCGGTGGCGGGACTCTGGGAGGTGCGCGAGACGATCGCCTCGCTCTACAACCGCCTCTACCGGCGCGGCCTGCCCAGCCAGTACAGCGCGGAGAACGTCGCGCTCTCCGGAGGAGGACGCACCGCGCTCACCCGCGCCGCCGCGAGCCTCGGCTCCGTCAACCTCGGCCACTTCCTGCCCGACTACACCGCCTACGAGGAGCTGCTGGACGTCTTCAAGGCCTTCACCTCCATCCCCATCCTCCTGGAGGGCGAGCGCGGCTATGCCTTCACCCACGAGGACTTGCGCCGCGAGGTGCAGGGCCGGGGCCTGTCCGCCCTGCTCTTCTCCAACCCCTGCAACCCCACGGGCAAGCTCGTGCAGGGCGAGGAGCTGGCGCGCTGGGTGCACGTCGCCCGGGAGCTGGAGTGCACCCTGCTCATCGACGAGTTCTACTCGCACTACGTCTGGACGGGCCGCCCGGGTCAGCTCCCCATCGAGAGCGCCGCGCGCTACGTGGAGGACGTGAACCGCGATCCCGTCGTGCTCTTCGACGGCTTCACCAAGAACTGGCGCTACCCGGGCTGGCGCATGACGTGGACCGTGGGGCCTCGCCAGGTCATCGAGGCGGTGTCCAGCGCGGGCAGCTTCCTCGACGGCGGAGGCAGCCGGCCCCTGCAGCGCGCCGCCATCCCCCTGCTCGACGAGGAGCTCGTGGTGAAGGAGACGCTCGCCATCCACCGCCACTTCCGCGACAAGCGAGACCGCTTCCACTCGCGCCTGGAGCGCCTGGGCATCCGCACGGATCGCCCGCCCGATGGCACCTTCTACATCTGGGGCAACGTGTCCGGCCTGCCCGCGCCCCTCAATGACGGCATGGGCTTCTTCCGCGCCGCGCTGGAGCAGAAGATCATCGCCGTGCCGGGGGAGTTCTTCGACGTGAACCCCGGCAAGCGCCGCGCCCGCCCCTCGCGCTTCCGCAACTACGTGCGCCTGTCCTTCGGTCCCTCCCAGGACGTGCTGGAGAAGGCCGTGGATCGGCTGGAAGCCATGATCCTCCCGCGCACCACGGGCTGA
- a CDS encoding TetR/AcrR family transcriptional regulator: MPRTEAQNQRLKEERRRALLEAARRVFARKGLAASKMTDLAAAAGISYGLVYHYFPDKESVFAALVEESVQQGIQLIAEARQHSDSPWEQLQWLCTRVLDGVQREPSFPLILVQAHASESVPGPVGQALERYSSQFFQQLVTLIEAGQEAGQVVRTPAAELAWMWLATIQGLALMRILPHMNHVPYPKTNTLLRLFAP; the protein is encoded by the coding sequence ATGCCTCGCACGGAAGCACAGAACCAGCGGTTGAAGGAGGAGCGACGGCGTGCCCTGCTGGAGGCGGCCCGGCGGGTCTTCGCGCGCAAGGGGCTCGCGGCGAGCAAGATGACGGACCTGGCCGCCGCGGCGGGCATCAGCTACGGGCTCGTCTACCACTACTTCCCGGACAAGGAGTCCGTGTTCGCCGCGCTCGTCGAGGAGTCCGTACAACAGGGCATCCAGCTCATCGCCGAGGCCCGCCAGCACTCCGACTCCCCGTGGGAGCAGTTGCAATGGCTGTGCACCCGGGTGTTGGACGGCGTCCAGCGCGAGCCGTCCTTCCCGCTCATCCTCGTGCAGGCGCACGCGAGCGAGAGCGTGCCCGGCCCCGTCGGGCAGGCCCTGGAGCGCTACAGCTCGCAGTTCTTCCAGCAGCTCGTGACGCTCATCGAAGCGGGCCAGGAGGCGGGACAGGTGGTGCGCACGCCCGCGGCCGAGCTCGCGTGGATGTGGTTGGCCACCATCCAGGGGCTCGCGCTGATGCGCATCCTCCCCCACATGAATCACGTGCCGTACCCCAAGACGAACACCCTGCTGCGGCTCTTCGCGCCGTGA
- a CDS encoding glutathione S-transferase family protein translates to MPHPDRTLYQFPISHFCEKTRWNLDAKAIPYGVRNLLPGPHARVTKRLMGGRGHSVPVLVDRGTPLGDSTDIALHLERAYPSAPRLIPVEGPERERVLELEAYYDETAGVHVRRWVYAKLLEEESEVKSVLFRAFPLPVRLIGRAMFPLVKKNIQHHYVQSPEKVEASRVALLAGIERLEREIQGDPARYLVGDRLSIADITAAALYSPLMRPEGSPYAPRRGERMPRQLEGMREELLTRPAGQWFLRRYQEDRQRLARGFPPGADIPRT, encoded by the coding sequence ATGCCTCACCCCGACCGCACGCTCTATCAATTCCCCATCTCCCACTTCTGCGAGAAGACCCGCTGGAACCTCGACGCCAAGGCCATCCCCTATGGTGTCCGCAATCTGCTGCCCGGTCCGCACGCTCGAGTGACGAAGCGCTTGATGGGGGGGCGTGGCCACTCCGTTCCCGTCCTGGTGGACCGGGGCACGCCCCTGGGTGACTCCACCGACATCGCCTTGCACCTGGAGCGAGCCTATCCGTCCGCGCCCCGGCTGATCCCCGTCGAGGGGCCCGAGCGCGAGCGCGTCCTGGAGCTGGAGGCCTACTACGACGAGACGGCCGGCGTGCACGTGCGGCGCTGGGTGTACGCGAAGCTGCTCGAGGAGGAGTCGGAGGTGAAGTCCGTGCTCTTCAGGGCCTTTCCGCTCCCGGTGCGCCTGATCGGACGCGCGATGTTTCCCCTCGTGAAGAAGAACATCCAGCACCACTACGTCCAGTCGCCCGAGAAGGTGGAGGCGTCGCGGGTGGCCCTGCTGGCGGGAATCGAGCGGCTGGAGCGGGAGATCCAGGGAGATCCCGCGCGCTACCTGGTGGGGGACCGTCTGTCGATCGCGGACATCACCGCGGCGGCGCTCTACTCTCCGTTGATGCGCCCCGAGGGCTCTCCGTATGCGCCCCGGCGAGGGGAGCGCATGCCGCGTCAACTCGAGGGGATGCGCGAGGAGCTTCTGACTCGTCCCGCGGGCCAGTGGTTCTTGCGGCGCTACCAGGAGGATCGTCAGCGCCTGGCCCGGGGCTTCCCCCCGGGCGCGGACATTCCCCGGACGTGA
- a CDS encoding M13 family metallopeptidase codes for MNRMKFLRHAWAPGTLGACLLLGCAASTRSTSPAESPSAPQAEAKSPTLSLGVETKHFDTSVRPQDDFFRYVNGTWLKTTRIPADKGRYGSFIELRDKSEEALRTLIEESAAVQSPASGSDTQKVADFYKSFMDSERIQSLGIEPLRADLQRIAALKDKKALPELFAALGRMGVQTPFGGFVGQDAKNAERYILYVNQSGLGLPDRDYYSKPEPRFVETRAAYLTYIETLMRLAGEKDPAGAAKTILALETALAEKHWDRVRNRDREATYNLKSVAELDSLTPGFSWTSYLKAAGTEKSPAVIVRQPDYFQAMAKMLQDTPLPTLKQYLTFKVVSGFAPMLSTPFEQAHFAFYGKTLQGLEEDRPRWKRGVESVDRALGEVLGRIYVERYFTPESKARMQKLVDNLRVSFKQGIDQLDWMSPETKAQAQQKLAKFNVKIGYPEKWRDYSALSVRADDLVGNVKRSQDVEYNRNVEKLGKPIDRLEWGMTPQTVNAYYNSSMNEIVFPAAILQPPFFDPQADDATNYGAIGGVIGHEISHGFDDQGSRSDGDGNLRDWWTAEDKAAFQQRTGQLSDQYSSFSPLQGMNVNGKLTLGENIGDLSGLTVAYKAYKLSLGGQEAPVIEGFTGDQRFFLGWAQVWRTANREDALRQQLLTDPHSPGEYRVNGVVRNMPEFYSAFGVKEGDGAFLPTDKRVKIW; via the coding sequence ATGAACCGCATGAAGTTCCTCCGTCACGCCTGGGCCCCGGGTACGCTCGGAGCCTGCCTCCTGCTGGGATGCGCGGCGAGCACCCGCTCCACCTCTCCGGCGGAGTCCCCCTCCGCTCCCCAGGCGGAAGCCAAGAGCCCGACCCTGTCGCTCGGCGTCGAGACGAAGCACTTCGACACCAGCGTGCGTCCCCAGGATGACTTCTTCCGCTACGTCAACGGCACGTGGTTGAAGACGACCAGGATTCCGGCGGACAAGGGCCGCTACGGCTCGTTCATCGAGCTGCGCGACAAGAGCGAGGAGGCGCTGCGCACCCTCATCGAGGAGTCCGCCGCCGTGCAGTCTCCGGCGTCCGGCTCCGACACCCAGAAGGTGGCGGACTTCTACAAGAGCTTCATGGACTCCGAGCGCATCCAGTCGCTCGGCATCGAGCCGCTGCGGGCGGATCTGCAGCGCATCGCCGCGCTCAAGGACAAGAAGGCGTTGCCGGAGCTGTTCGCCGCGCTCGGGCGCATGGGCGTGCAGACGCCGTTTGGCGGCTTCGTGGGCCAGGACGCCAAGAACGCCGAGCGCTACATCCTCTACGTCAACCAGAGCGGGCTGGGGCTGCCGGATCGCGACTACTACAGCAAGCCCGAGCCGCGCTTCGTCGAGACGCGCGCCGCGTACCTCACCTACATCGAGACGCTGATGCGTCTGGCGGGAGAGAAGGATCCCGCGGGTGCGGCGAAGACGATCCTCGCGCTGGAGACCGCGCTGGCGGAGAAGCACTGGGATCGCGTGCGCAACCGCGACCGCGAAGCCACGTACAACCTCAAGAGCGTGGCGGAGTTGGACTCGCTCACGCCGGGGTTCTCGTGGACGAGCTATCTCAAGGCCGCGGGGACCGAGAAGTCGCCCGCCGTCATCGTGCGCCAGCCGGACTACTTCCAGGCCATGGCGAAGATGCTCCAGGACACGCCCCTGCCCACGCTCAAGCAGTACCTCACCTTCAAGGTGGTGAGCGGGTTCGCGCCCATGCTCAGCACGCCCTTCGAGCAGGCCCACTTCGCCTTCTACGGCAAGACGCTCCAGGGTCTGGAGGAGGACCGGCCCCGGTGGAAGCGCGGCGTGGAATCCGTGGACCGCGCGCTGGGCGAGGTGCTCGGCCGGATCTACGTGGAGCGCTACTTCACGCCCGAGAGCAAGGCGCGCATGCAGAAGCTGGTGGACAACCTCCGCGTCTCCTTCAAGCAGGGGATTGATCAGCTCGACTGGATGAGCCCGGAGACCAAGGCCCAGGCCCAGCAGAAGCTGGCGAAGTTCAACGTGAAGATCGGCTACCCGGAGAAGTGGCGGGACTACTCCGCGCTCAGCGTCCGGGCGGATGACCTGGTGGGCAACGTGAAGCGCTCACAGGACGTCGAGTACAACCGCAACGTGGAGAAGCTCGGCAAGCCCATCGATCGGCTGGAGTGGGGCATGACGCCGCAGACGGTGAATGCCTACTACAACTCCTCGATGAACGAGATCGTCTTCCCGGCGGCCATCCTCCAGCCTCCGTTCTTCGATCCCCAGGCGGATGACGCCACCAACTACGGCGCCATCGGCGGCGTCATCGGGCATGAGATCAGCCACGGCTTCGACGATCAGGGCAGCCGCTCGGATGGCGACGGCAACCTGCGCGACTGGTGGACGGCGGAGGACAAGGCCGCCTTCCAGCAGCGCACCGGCCAGCTCTCCGACCAGTACTCCAGCTTCAGCCCCCTCCAGGGGATGAACGTCAATGGCAAGCTCACCCTGGGCGAGAACATCGGCGACCTGAGCGGCCTGACCGTGGCCTACAAAGCCTACAAGCTGTCGCTCGGAGGCCAGGAGGCTCCGGTCATCGAGGGCTTCACCGGCGACCAGCGCTTCTTCCTCGGCTGGGCCCAGGTGTGGCGCACGGCCAACCGCGAGGATGCGCTGCGTCAGCAACTCCTCACGGATCCGCACTCGCCGGGCGAGTACCGGGTCAATGGCGTGGTGCGCAACATGCCCGAGTTCTACTCCGCCTTCGGTGTGAAGGAGGGCGATGGCGCCTTCCTGCCGACCGACAAGCGCGTGAAGATCTGGTGA
- a CDS encoding prolyl oligopeptidase family serine peptidase, with protein sequence MRTPLVSAVACAFWLTHCSHAPEPREAPAPSAPSPSAATPVSAPRGLSYPAARKDDVVDDYHGTKVADPYRWLENPDSPESRQWIEAENQLTFGYLEKIPLRSRLKQRMTELWDYERFSVPWKEGSRYFFFRNDGLQNQSVLYTADSLSAEPRVLLDPNTLSADGTVALSGQDITDDGNLLAYGVATAGSDWKELRVRDVRTGKDLPDIIKWVKFSDASWTRDGKGFFYSRYDEPKAGEALSGSNYYQKLYFHQLGTPQSQDTLVYERKDQKEWGFGGHVTDDGRYLLINVSRGTEQKNLVFYKDLKDPKAKVVELLRDWDADYDYIANDGTLFWFKTDLDAPRGRVVAIDLRKPERKEWKEIIPQGEETIASVDMVNELFLLNVMKDAHSVVRRVSRDGKPQGELALPGLGSVSGLNGKRQDTETFYSYSSYTSPPTVYRYDVKSGQSTVFKAPQVKFDPSQYETEQVFFQSKDGTRVPIFLSHKKGLKWDGTTPTLLYGYGGFNVPLTPGFSVANLVWMEQGGLYAVVNLRGGGEYGREWHEAGTKLRKQNVFDDFIGAAEYLIAQKYTSTPRLAISGRSNGGLLVGAAVTQRPDLFGVALPGVGVLDMLRFHKFTIGWAWTSDYGSAENPEEFKALHAYSPLHQVKPGTQYPAMLVHTADHDDRVVPGHSFKFTAAAQAAQAGEAPVLIRIETKAGHGAGKPTSKIIEEYSDLWAFSLDQMGVGRTQSVAGTQSP encoded by the coding sequence ATGCGAACCCCTCTTGTTTCCGCTGTCGCGTGCGCCTTCTGGCTCACGCACTGCAGTCATGCTCCGGAGCCGCGGGAGGCGCCCGCCCCCAGCGCTCCGTCTCCCTCCGCCGCCACGCCCGTCAGCGCGCCCAGGGGCCTGAGCTATCCGGCCGCGCGCAAGGACGACGTGGTCGACGACTATCACGGCACGAAGGTGGCCGACCCCTACCGCTGGCTGGAGAACCCGGACTCGCCCGAGTCCCGTCAGTGGATCGAAGCGGAGAACCAGCTCACCTTCGGCTATCTGGAGAAGATTCCCCTGCGCTCGCGGCTCAAGCAGCGCATGACGGAGCTGTGGGACTACGAGCGCTTCTCCGTCCCCTGGAAGGAGGGCAGCCGCTACTTCTTCTTCCGCAACGACGGCCTGCAGAACCAGTCCGTGCTCTACACGGCGGACTCGCTCTCGGCCGAGCCCCGGGTGTTGTTGGATCCCAACACGCTGTCCGCGGATGGCACGGTGGCGCTCTCCGGGCAGGACATCACCGACGACGGCAACCTGCTGGCCTATGGCGTGGCCACCGCCGGCAGCGATTGGAAGGAATTGCGCGTGCGTGACGTGCGCACGGGCAAGGATCTGCCGGACATCATCAAGTGGGTGAAGTTCTCGGACGCCTCGTGGACCCGGGACGGCAAGGGCTTCTTCTACAGCCGCTATGACGAGCCCAAGGCGGGCGAGGCGCTCAGCGGCTCCAATTACTACCAGAAGCTCTACTTCCACCAGCTCGGCACGCCGCAGAGCCAGGACACGCTCGTCTACGAGCGCAAGGATCAAAAGGAGTGGGGCTTTGGGGGCCACGTCACCGACGACGGGCGCTACCTGCTCATCAACGTCTCACGGGGCACCGAGCAGAAGAACCTGGTGTTCTACAAGGACCTGAAGGACCCCAAGGCCAAGGTCGTGGAGCTGCTGCGCGACTGGGACGCGGACTACGACTACATCGCCAACGACGGCACGCTGTTCTGGTTCAAGACGGATCTGGACGCGCCCCGCGGCCGCGTGGTCGCCATCGATCTGCGCAAGCCGGAGCGCAAGGAGTGGAAGGAGATCATCCCCCAGGGCGAGGAGACGATCGCCTCGGTGGACATGGTCAACGAGCTCTTCCTGCTCAACGTGATGAAGGACGCGCACTCGGTGGTGCGGCGGGTGTCGCGTGACGGCAAGCCCCAGGGCGAGCTCGCGCTGCCGGGCCTGGGCAGCGTGTCGGGCCTCAACGGCAAGCGTCAGGACACGGAGACGTTCTACTCGTACTCCAGCTACACCTCGCCGCCCACCGTGTACCGCTACGACGTGAAGTCGGGTCAGAGCACGGTGTTCAAGGCGCCCCAGGTGAAGTTCGATCCGTCGCAATACGAGACGGAGCAGGTCTTCTTCCAGAGCAAGGACGGCACCCGCGTGCCCATCTTCCTCAGCCACAAGAAGGGGCTGAAGTGGGATGGGACCACGCCCACGCTGCTGTATGGCTATGGCGGCTTCAACGTCCCCCTGACGCCGGGCTTCAGCGTGGCCAACCTGGTGTGGATGGAGCAGGGTGGCCTCTACGCCGTGGTCAACCTGCGCGGCGGCGGCGAGTACGGCCGGGAGTGGCACGAGGCCGGCACGAAGCTGCGCAAGCAGAACGTCTTCGACGACTTCATCGGCGCGGCCGAGTACCTCATCGCCCAGAAGTACACCTCCACGCCTCGGCTGGCGATCTCCGGTCGCTCCAACGGCGGGTTGCTCGTTGGCGCGGCGGTGACGCAGCGGCCGGACCTCTTCGGCGTGGCGCTGCCCGGCGTGGGCGTGCTCGACATGCTGCGCTTCCACAAGTTCACCATCGGCTGGGCGTGGACGAGCGACTACGGCTCCGCGGAGAACCCGGAGGAGTTCAAGGCGCTCCACGCCTATTCGCCGCTGCACCAGGTGAAGCCCGGCACGCAGTACCCCGCCATGCTCGTGCACACCGCGGACCATGACGACCGCGTGGTGCCCGGCCACAGCTTCAAGTTCACGGCGGCCGCCCAGGCGGCGCAGGCCGGTGAGGCCCCGGTGCTCATCCGCATCGAGACCAAGGCTGGCCACGGCGCGGGCAAGCCCACGAGCAAGATCATCGAGGAGTACAGCGACCTCTGGGCCTTCTCGTTGGACCAGATGGGCGTGGGCCGCACCCAGTCCGTCGCGGGCACGCAGTCACCCTGA
- the dps gene encoding DNA starvation/stationary phase protection protein Dps, which produces MYRSPSPLPEQSRAALVEQLNARLADGLDLHSQIKVAHWNIKGPQFAALHPLFETFAVSLANHNDSVAERAVTLGGKAYGTSRYVAKTSRLADYPQETTKDLEHVKLLAERIEGYLVGLRDSRKAAEQHQDTDTVDLFTGIITEFEKHAWFLRASLES; this is translated from the coding sequence ATGTACCGCAGCCCGAGCCCCCTTCCCGAGCAGTCCCGCGCCGCCCTCGTCGAGCAGCTCAACGCGCGTCTGGCCGACGGCCTGGATCTGCACAGCCAGATCAAGGTCGCGCACTGGAACATCAAGGGCCCGCAGTTCGCGGCGCTCCATCCGCTCTTCGAGACGTTCGCGGTGAGCCTGGCCAACCACAACGACTCGGTGGCCGAGCGCGCCGTGACACTGGGCGGCAAGGCCTACGGCACCAGCCGCTACGTGGCCAAGACGAGCCGGCTGGCGGACTACCCGCAGGAGACGACGAAGGACCTGGAGCACGTGAAGCTCCTGGCCGAGCGGATCGAAGGCTACCTCGTCGGCTTGCGCGACAGCCGCAAGGCGGCCGAGCAGCACCAGGACACGGACACCGTGGACCTGTTCACCGGCATCATCACCGAGTTCGAGAAGCACGCGTGGTTCCTGCGCGCCTCGCTCGAGAGCTGA
- a CDS encoding carboxymuconolactone decarboxylase family protein, with product MASLEVVRGELADAHKDTRLNLQSVLENNSLTPTQRWGVAVACAYASRNELLKKAILHEARQALGEQAEPVIEDSRAAASLMGMNNIYYRFRHMVGKESYSTKRPGLRMNRLGQVLTNKVDFELVCLAVSAINGCEMCVQSHEKVVIDGGISEDQVNDAIRIASVIHAAAVGLES from the coding sequence ATGGCGTCGCTCGAAGTCGTTCGCGGTGAGCTGGCGGATGCCCACAAGGACACCCGCCTCAACCTCCAGTCCGTGCTGGAGAACAACAGCCTCACCCCCACTCAGCGCTGGGGCGTGGCCGTGGCGTGTGCCTACGCCTCGCGCAACGAGCTGCTCAAGAAGGCCATTCTCCACGAGGCCCGCCAGGCCCTCGGCGAGCAGGCCGAGCCCGTCATCGAGGACTCCCGCGCGGCGGCCTCGCTGATGGGGATGAACAACATCTACTACCGGTTCCGTCACATGGTGGGCAAGGAGTCCTACTCCACCAAGCGGCCCGGTCTGCGGATGAATCGTCTGGGGCAGGTGCTCACCAACAAGGTGGACTTCGAGCTCGTCTGCCTCGCGGTGAGCGCCATCAACGGCTGCGAGATGTGCGTGCAGTCGCACGAGAAGGTCGTCATCGACGGTGGCATCTCCGAGGATCAGGTGAACGATGCCATCCGCATCGCCTCGGTCATCCACGCGGCGGCGGTCGGTCTCGAGTCGTAA
- a CDS encoding peroxiredoxin: MLTVGDKIPAFNLKGVVSLEKGKEFKDINQSSYKGKWTVLFFWPKDFTFICPTEIAEFGKREKDFQDRNAQILGVSTDSEYVHHAWRTHHPDLKALPFPMLADIKRELSAALGVLHKDEGVALRATFIADPEGIIRHVSVNDLSVGRNVSEVLRTLDAFQTDELCPCNWQKGEETLTTKLAKAG; encoded by the coding sequence ATGCTGACCGTTGGCGACAAGATTCCCGCGTTCAACCTCAAGGGCGTGGTGAGCCTCGAGAAGGGCAAGGAGTTCAAGGACATCAACCAGAGCTCCTACAAGGGCAAGTGGACGGTGCTCTTCTTCTGGCCCAAGGACTTCACCTTCATCTGCCCCACGGAGATCGCGGAGTTCGGCAAGCGCGAGAAGGACTTCCAGGATCGCAACGCGCAGATCCTCGGCGTGAGCACGGACAGCGAGTACGTGCACCACGCGTGGCGCACGCACCACCCGGACCTCAAGGCCCTGCCCTTCCCGATGCTGGCGGACATCAAGCGCGAGCTGAGCGCGGCGCTGGGCGTGCTGCACAAGGACGAGGGCGTGGCCCTGCGCGCCACCTTCATCGCGGACCCCGAGGGCATCATCCGGCACGTGTCGGTGAACGACCTGTCGGTGGGCCGTAACGTGAGCGAGGTGCTCCGCACGCTGGACGCGTTCCAGACGGACGAGCTGTGCCCCTGCAACTGGCAGAAGGGCGAGGAGACGCTCACCACCAAGCTGGCGAAGGCGGGGTAA
- a CDS encoding sigma 54-interacting transcriptional regulator, with protein MADDIVAVARAEWRGEARDLVELATSERPVAELLRRGLEWLTRVVRFDLATLFLLREGKLVAVVARGPLASERVRRHELRLADFPSLRQALETRRARAFTDEDHSHGDGDPFDGVLDLPPGHSCMVVPLCAAERCYGLLTLDRTECETYPQSVVDLVEVYGQMLATSLQEVEQKSSLERLHQREHEHARLLESQLGGDEVGVLETSRSPVVRELAMRARQVAETDTPVLLLGETGTGKERLARAVHRWSTRAEGPFVTLNCAAIPEGLLESELFGHVKGAFTGATKDRAGRFQMAHGGTLFLDEVGEMPVELQAKLLRALQEKTFEPVGSDRTVRADVRILAATHVDLRQALSQRRFREDLYYRLSVFPLRLPPLRERLEDLPLLCAFLLEEQARRTARRGMKVAPEGLARLAAYDWPGNIRELANALERATILSRKRELGAESFDVPARAPEPKRPSEPAPAPVPVSQHVEEGSVATLEEVQRQHILRVLARTQGRLYGPGGAAALLGLKPSTLQSRMKKLGITRLEQYVATPSSPPGK; from the coding sequence ATGGCGGATGACATCGTTGCGGTGGCACGTGCGGAATGGCGCGGGGAAGCCCGGGACCTGGTCGAGCTGGCGACCTCGGAGCGGCCGGTGGCGGAGCTGCTGCGCCGGGGGCTGGAGTGGCTCACCCGGGTGGTGCGCTTCGATCTCGCCACGCTCTTCTTGCTGCGAGAAGGAAAGCTGGTGGCGGTGGTGGCCCGGGGGCCCCTGGCGAGCGAGCGGGTGCGCCGGCACGAGCTGCGGCTGGCGGACTTCCCCTCGCTGCGCCAGGCGCTGGAGACGCGGCGGGCGCGGGCCTTCACGGACGAGGACCACTCGCATGGAGATGGGGACCCGTTCGACGGGGTGTTGGACCTGCCGCCCGGGCACTCGTGCATGGTGGTGCCCCTGTGCGCGGCGGAGCGCTGCTACGGGCTGCTGACGTTGGATAGAACCGAGTGCGAGACGTATCCGCAGTCGGTGGTGGATCTGGTGGAGGTGTACGGGCAGATGCTGGCCACGTCGCTGCAGGAGGTCGAGCAGAAGAGCTCGCTCGAGCGGCTGCACCAGCGCGAGCACGAGCACGCGCGGCTCTTGGAGTCCCAGTTGGGCGGGGACGAGGTGGGGGTGTTGGAGACGTCGCGCAGCCCGGTGGTGCGCGAGCTGGCGATGCGGGCGCGGCAGGTGGCGGAGACGGACACGCCGGTGCTGTTGCTGGGCGAGACGGGCACGGGCAAGGAGCGGCTGGCGCGGGCGGTGCACCGCTGGAGCACCCGGGCGGAGGGGCCCTTCGTGACGCTCAACTGCGCGGCCATTCCCGAGGGGCTGCTGGAGAGCGAGCTGTTCGGCCACGTGAAGGGCGCGTTCACCGGGGCCACGAAGGACCGGGCCGGGCGCTTCCAGATGGCGCACGGGGGCACGCTCTTCCTCGACGAGGTGGGGGAGATGCCGGTGGAGCTGCAGGCCAAGCTCTTGCGCGCCCTGCAGGAGAAGACCTTCGAGCCGGTGGGCAGTGACAGGACGGTGCGCGCGGACGTGCGCATCCTCGCCGCCACGCACGTGGACCTGCGCCAGGCCCTCTCCCAGCGGCGCTTCCGCGAGGACCTCTATTACCGGCTGAGCGTCTTTCCCCTGCGGCTGCCGCCGTTGCGCGAGCGGTTGGAGGACCTGCCGCTCCTGTGTGCCTTCCTCCTGGAGGAGCAGGCCCGGAGGACGGCGCGGCGGGGGATGAAGGTGGCGCCGGAGGGGCTCGCGCGCCTGGCGGCCTACGACTGGCCGGGCAACATCCGCGAGCTGGCCAACGCCCTGGAGCGTGCCACCATCCTCTCGCGCAAGCGGGAGCTGGGCGCCGAGTCCTTCGACGTGCCCGCGCGGGCGCCCGAGCCGAAGCGTCCGTCCGAGCCCGCCCCCGCCCCCGTGCCCGTCTCGCAACACGTGGAGGAGGGCTCCGTGGCGACGCTGGAGGAGGTGCAGCGCCAGCACATCCTGCGTGTGCTCGCCCGTACGCAGGGCCGGCTCTACGGCCCCGGGGGTGCCGCGGCGCTGTTGGGTCTCAAACCCTCCACGCTGCAAAGTCGCATGAAGAAGCTGGGCATCACGCGCCTGGAGCAATACGTCGCCACTCCGTCGTCCCCTCCCGGGAAATAG